TTGGCCATCCGAATAATGCCTGTAGCTGACGACACCGTCTCGAGACATCCCTTCTTGCCGCAGCCGCAATCGATCGCCTCAAGGTCCGGTACGATCACCATATGCCCCAGCTCGCCAGCCATGCCGTTGAAGCCTTCATAAATATGACCACGGATAATAACACCACCGCCCACACCCGTTCCGAGCGTATAGCACACCAAGTTGTTAATACCCTTGCCTGCACCTGCCCATGCTTCGCCAAGCGCGGCAACGTTCGCATCGTTATTGATCTTGACCGGCTTACCCAGCTTCTCCTCCAAGATCCTTCTGACCGGTACATCCCGCCAGCCCAGATTCGGCGCCAGCTTCATAACGCCCTCTTCCATGTCCATGAAGCCTGCAAAACCGGCTCCGATGCCAGCTACCTGCTCCCATGTGTATGCAGATTCCTCGACAAGCTTGCGTGCATATTGCGCAATATTTTCGAGGACGACATCCGCTCCGTGCTCCGTTCCCGTTGGCCCCTCGTAAGT
Above is a genomic segment from Paenibacillus sp. YYML68 containing:
- a CDS encoding ROK family glucokinase, which gives rise to MSGKVYLGVDLGGTTIKLGLCDEQGNLLQTYEGPTGTEHGADVVLENIAQYARKLVEESAYTWEQVAGIGAGFAGFMDMEEGVMKLAPNLGWRDVPVRRILEEKLGKPVKINNDANVAALGEAWAGAGKGINNLVCYTLGTGVGGGVIIRGHIYEGFNGMAGELGHMVIVPDLEAIDCGCGKKGCLETVSSATGIIRMAKEAVARGEHTSLALVENIMAKDVFDAAKTGDETALRIINRAALYIGKSMALISVVLNPQRFIVGGGVSKAGDILFDAIRKYYIEHAQETVKEGVDIVPAILGNDAGIVGAAGLSLRA